The sequence below is a genomic window from Novosphingobium aureum.
TGGGTAGCTGATCAAGGGTCATAGACTGCGCGCTGCCAGATTAGCCGAATATTTGCAACTGCTTCGCAATAACCTGCATTAACGAAACATTTCCGCAATGTCCTTGGCCGCGATCAAATCGCCTTGGCAAAACCGGCAGGTCCGATCCGCGCAGATCGTCAATGCCGGTATCGACTGACGCCTGAAGACGGCCTCGGGTCGTCCCCTCAGCGTGACGGATAGCGCAGGCGACCGAGCAGGCGCGTGACGCTGAAACGCTGGTCGGGTTGACGCGTGAACCGCGCCTTGGCCTTTTCGAAGCGCATCACCCCTTCGATCCGGCGATCGAGGAAGGCCCGGGTTTCGGCCTTTTCCGGATCGGTGTCACGGGCGAAGACCTGCAGCGTAGCCGCATAAAGCGCAGCGAGAGTCGCTCGCTTGGTATAGTGGTTGTAATCGGCAGCCCTGTCGCCCGCCACTCGCCACATGAGATCAGCGCTGCGCCAGCCCAGCTTGCCCGCCGCGACCACGTTGCCCGGCATCGCCATGATCGCGATCGCCCGTGTCAGCGCCTCCTCGCGCCCGGCTGCGGCATCGAGCCGGGCCATGACCAGCCGACGAATGCGCTCGCGGATCGAGACCCCCTCGAGCGATTCGGGCGGCACCGCGCGCAGCATGACCTCGTCGACATGGGCGATCCAGGCCGTGACCATCGCCATCTGGCCCTCGCGGAATGCGAAGGCGGCGAGTTCCGGATCGACACCGGCCAGTTCCGCAGCCTGTTGCACAGCCTCGCGCGTCCAGCCGTCGAAGGCCGCGGCATCGGCGATCAGGGGCGCGAGATTGCGGCGCAGCTCGTCGAGCGTGGCCGGCTGCGCAGAAGTGTCGGCGAGGTCGTTCATCGTCATTTTCCCTTGCCTTGCCGACTCAGAACGTCGGTCCGTAGACCGGCTTGGAATCCTTGCCCACGCCTTCCTGGGTATGGGTCTCGATGGTCTTGACCATCTGGCTGTTCGCCCCATCCAGCAGCGCATAGTCACGCGCGCTGCGGCCCGAATTGTCGGTACGGTCAGGGTCTGCGCCAGCCTGCAGCAGCGCCTTGACCAGTTCGGTGTCGTGGCGATGCACCGCGAAGATCAGCGGGGTCTCGCCCGCATCGTTGGAATCATTGGTGCGTGCATGGTTCTCGAGCAGGTATTCCGCCCCGTCGCGCCAGCCAAGGTTGACCGCGGCCTGCAGCGGAGTGGTGCCGTGATCGTCGGCGATGTTCACGTTGGCCCCCTTCTGGACGAGAAAGCGCAGCCAGGTCAGATCGCGGCGGGCGACGATGATGTGCAGCGCAGTCTCGCCGCTGGTCACATCGCGCGAGTTCACGATCAGCGGGCTCTCCATGATCGCCTGCTCGACTTC
It includes:
- a CDS encoding COQ9 family protein, with the protein product MTMNDLADTSAQPATLDELRRNLAPLIADAAAFDGWTREAVQQAAELAGVDPELAAFAFREGQMAMVTAWIAHVDEVMLRAVPPESLEGVSIRERIRRLVMARLDAAAGREEALTRAIAIMAMPGNVVAAGKLGWRSADLMWRVAGDRAADYNHYTKRATLAALYAATLQVFARDTDPEKAETRAFLDRRIEGVMRFEKAKARFTRQPDQRFSVTRLLGRLRYPSR
- a CDS encoding ankyrin repeat domain-containing protein gives rise to the protein MSKSAIRNGTAIGRLVLKGTLALGLAAMAVSASAQTGFSEGYKFLESVKKKEGAEVEQAIMESPLIVNSRDVTSGETALHIIVARRDLTWLRFLVQKGANVNIADDHGTTPLQAAVNLGWRDGAEYLLENHARTNDSNDAGETPLIFAVHRHDTELVKALLQAGADPDRTDNSGRSARDYALLDGANSQMVKTIETHTQEGVGKDSKPVYGPTF